From Monomorium pharaonis isolate MP-MQ-018 unplaced genomic scaffold, ASM1337386v2 scaffold_396, whole genome shotgun sequence, one genomic window encodes:
- the LOC118648357 gene encoding gephyrin-like, whose translation MSLKFDILYIGDEIFNNVRYLHDTIASIEGILTSCSPVKYDENMIKKYLICLINEDKSDIIIITGDLSLPSKNNAIHKVINQMNDNNISEELKITLSFLKQNLKMTDFISPTCAVRNQKLIISMCPYQDLQKSLKDNEVTLMQIIWLLTEEYNNKLKKSLNNKKEDIDPTHYLYSNCKEEMCDDKSNDVNETEKEKKMIGVPKELDIIRNIVEQASSDTEVVRTKDAYGRILAQVVYATADVPSFRTSAKHGYAMLASDGMGIRKVQTASSMATDSNSIVHGTCMWVRSGAAIPNGATAVVIPENVKITKKRNDDNDYFNMAQEIDVLIEPQEGANIRDVGCEIKNKQLILRAHCRLGPAELGILTLCGINEIIVFKESSIGLLSIGDELEEPGNVLTPGRIYDSNRITLSSLLRKNDYNSVDFGISVYQKNVIIDKISYALKKVDVLVTMGRANNKDMLKNILIQNFNATIHFDCVDMKPGKSTMFATCKVDDEQKYFLCMSANPTTVPIVAHIFLLPLLDELRLYVHKNPTILACVYSQQELHARHKFSWATLCWTEKDTFAKVLRLENKQNVMNYKDANALVMLPRRTFEYPKLEPAYILALLPDLK comes from the exons atGTCTCTcaaattcgatattttgtaCA TCGgcgatgaaatatttaataatgtccGTTATCTGCATGACACTATAGCCAGTATAGAAGGAATTTTGACTTCTTGTAGTCCTGTAAAATATGatgaaaatatgataaag aaatatttaatttgtctaATTAACGAGGATAAAAGTGATATCATTATCATAACTGGTGATCTTAGTCTTCCCTCGAAAAATAATGCTATACATAAAGTGATTAATCAAatgaatgataataatatctcCGAAGAACTAAAGATAACACTCTCGTTTCTAAAACAGAACTTAAAGATGACAGACTTTATTAG TCCCACATGTGCAGTACGAAACCAAAAGCTTATTATCAGTATGTGTCCTTATCaagatttacaaaaaagtttaaaggACAATGAAGTAACATTGATGCAAATAATTTGGTTGCTGACTGaggaatataataataaattaaaaaaatctttgaacaACAAGAAAGAAGATATTGATCCTACACATTATTTGTATTCCAATTGTAAAGAAGAGATGTGCGATGACAAAAGTAAT GATGTAAATGaaacggaaaaagaaaagaaaatgattgGAGTGCCTAAAGAACTGGACATAATACGTAATATAGTAGAACAAGCATCGTCAGATACAGAAGTCGTGCGTACGAAAGACGCCTATGGCAGGATATTGGCCCAAGTTGTGTATGCAACAGCAGACGTGCCGTCTTTTAGGACTTCGGCCAAACATGGATATGCGATGCTGGCCAGTGATGGGATGGGCATAAGAAAAGTACAGACAGCATCTTCCATG gcCACTGACAGTAATTCAATCGTACATGGCACGTGCATGTGGGTAAGAAGTGGAGCAGCTATACCTAATG GAGCAACGGCAGTTGTAATACccgaaaatgtaaaaataacgaaaaaacgAAACGATGATAATGATTATTTCAATATGGCACAAGAAATTGATGTCCTAATTGAGCCACAGGAGGGTGCAAATATTAG AGATGTTGGCTGTGAGATAAAGAACAAACAGTTAATTTTAAGAGCACACTGTCGTCTTGGACCAGCAGAATTGggaattttgacattatgtgggattaatgaaattatcgTCTTTAAAGAGTCATCTATAGGTTTATTATCGATTGGAGACGAATTAGAAGAACCTGGAAATGTTTTAACTCCAGGGCGCATCTACGACAGCAACAGGATAACTTTGAGCTCCTTGTTGAGAAAGAACGATTATAATTCCGTGGACTTTGGAATTTCGGTTTATCA gaaaaatgttataatcgACAAAATCAGCTACGCTTTAAAAAAAGTAGACGTACTCGTGACGATGGGCCGTgcgaataataaagatatgttaaagaatattttgatCCAAAACTTTAATGCCACTATACACTTTG ATTGCGTGGATATGAAACCAGGGAAATCAACAATGTTTGCAACGTGCAAGGTTGATGACGAACAAAAGTATTTCCTGTGCATGTCGGCAAATCCAACAACCGTTCCCATTGTTGCACATATATTTCTTCTGCCGCTTCTGGACGAATTGCGCTTGTACGTCCATAAGAACCCTACCATACTTGCTTGC GTATATTCGCAGCAGGAGCTGCATGCACGTCACAAATTTTCATGGGCGACCTTATGCTGGACCGAAAAGGATACATTTGCAAAGGTTTTGCGCTTGGAAAACAAACAAAACGTGATGAACTATAAAGACGCTAATGCACTTGTAATGCTGCCAAGACGTACCTTTGAGTATCCAAAATTAGAGCCCGCATACATATTAGCGTTACTTCCTGATTTGAAATAA